One Flavobacterium sp. 90 DNA segment encodes these proteins:
- the prfA gene encoding peptide chain release factor 1, whose protein sequence is MLDRLQIVKQRFDEISDLIIQPDVISDQKRYVQLNQEYKNLKALAEKRDEYVLLMANIDEANEIIADGSDADMTEMAKMQLDEAKERLPELEEEIKFMLIPKDPEDAKNVMVEIRAGTGGDEASIFAGDLFRMYTKYCENQGWRTSVVDMNEGTSGGFKEVIFEVSGEDVYGTLKFEAGVHRVQRVPQTETQGRVHTSAATVMVLPEAEEFDVQIDMNDVRVDFFCSSGPGGQSVNTTKSAVRLTHIPTGLVAQCQDQKSQHKNKDKALNVLRSRLYEQELAKKEAEDATKRTSQVSSGDRSAKIRTYNYAQGRVTDHRVGLTLYDLGNIMNGDIQKIVAELQLVNNMEKLKEASEVF, encoded by the coding sequence ATGTTAGATAGACTTCAAATAGTAAAACAACGTTTTGACGAGATTTCGGATTTGATTATCCAGCCGGATGTTATTTCTGATCAGAAACGTTATGTGCAATTGAATCAAGAGTACAAAAACTTGAAAGCATTGGCTGAAAAGCGTGATGAATATGTGCTTTTGATGGCTAATATAGATGAGGCAAACGAAATTATTGCTGACGGAAGTGATGCAGATATGACCGAAATGGCCAAAATGCAACTTGATGAAGCAAAAGAAAGATTGCCGGAACTTGAGGAAGAAATCAAGTTTATGTTGATCCCTAAAGATCCTGAAGATGCTAAAAACGTGATGGTCGAGATTCGTGCCGGAACGGGTGGAGATGAAGCTAGTATTTTTGCTGGAGATTTATTTAGAATGTATACTAAATATTGTGAGAATCAGGGTTGGAGAACTTCGGTTGTTGATATGAACGAAGGAACTTCCGGAGGTTTCAAAGAGGTTATTTTTGAAGTTTCGGGAGAAGATGTTTACGGAACTTTGAAGTTTGAAGCTGGTGTTCACCGTGTACAACGTGTTCCTCAGACTGAAACGCAAGGTCGTGTGCATACATCTGCAGCTACTGTTATGGTTTTGCCGGAAGCAGAAGAGTTTGATGTACAAATTGATATGAACGATGTTCGTGTTGATTTCTTCTGTTCATCAGGACCTGGAGGACAATCTGTAAATACGACGAAATCTGCTGTACGTTTAACGCACATTCCAACAGGATTGGTGGCGCAATGTCAGGATCAGAAATCGCAACATAAAAATAAAGATAAAGCGTTGAACGTTTTACGTTCTCGTTTGTATGAACAAGAATTGGCTAAGAAAGAAGCTGAAGATGCTACAAAACGTACTTCTCAGGTGAGTTCTGGAGACAGATCAGCTAAGATTCGTACTTACAACTATGCACAAGGTCGTGTGACAGATCACAGAGTTGGTTTGACACTTTACGATTTAGGAAATATCATGAATGGTGACATTCAGAAAATTGTTGCCGAGTTACAATTGGTTAACAATATGGAGAAATTGAAAGAAGCTTCAGAGGTTTTTTAA
- a CDS encoding DUF5723 family protein, giving the protein MKKILLLCCFLGSIFYADAQSYFGFRDDNYAGIQSVLFNPSAVVDSKYKADVTVFSASATGQNDLYGVNLPEVLGGGYDFDKSASKNIKNNNRGNFNVDILGPSFMLNIADQHSIAIFSRVRSISNLVNINGELFDAANKDTDVSKSFLITGGNPNVVTNSWAEIGASYGTVFLDEEDHFIKGGITVKYLMAGTNGYINGSNLSVAFTKNDADPSLSEYNSTGTLRTAASYNYENGNDPKFNTAFGGVGLDLGFTYEYRTNCHTCRGNRYKFKAAASVTDIGKLNYKNITENTYNLTGKVTQADLDNADNIFDFFNSNYTKIATRKGIKANLPTTLHTNFDWNIDQRFYLNLSGDFGLIDAEKMNGTAIANSVTFTPRYETRQFSFYVPVTWMQYSGTQIGTGFRAGPLFVGSGSLISNLFANNSRACNLYVGLKLPIYQNYN; this is encoded by the coding sequence ATGAAGAAAATTTTACTATTATGCTGCTTCTTAGGAAGCATTTTTTATGCCGACGCACAATCTTATTTTGGATTCAGAGATGATAATTACGCCGGAATTCAGAGTGTACTATTTAATCCTTCTGCTGTTGTAGATTCTAAGTACAAAGCTGATGTTACTGTTTTTTCGGCAAGTGCAACGGGACAAAATGATTTGTATGGAGTTAATCTTCCGGAAGTATTAGGCGGAGGTTATGATTTTGATAAATCGGCAAGTAAAAATATTAAGAATAATAATAGAGGTAATTTTAATGTCGATATTCTGGGGCCATCCTTTATGTTGAATATTGCAGATCAACATAGTATTGCGATTTTTTCGAGAGTGCGAAGTATTAGTAATCTTGTCAATATAAACGGGGAACTTTTTGATGCGGCAAATAAAGACACTGATGTTTCGAAAAGTTTTTTAATAACAGGTGGAAATCCTAATGTGGTTACTAATTCCTGGGCAGAGATTGGAGCGAGTTATGGTACAGTATTTTTGGATGAAGAAGACCATTTTATCAAAGGCGGTATTACGGTTAAATATTTAATGGCGGGAACAAATGGTTATATCAACGGAAGTAATCTGAGTGTTGCTTTTACTAAAAATGATGCCGATCCGTCTTTGAGTGAATATAACTCGACGGGAACTTTGAGAACGGCAGCGAGTTATAATTATGAAAACGGAAATGATCCTAAATTCAATACTGCTTTTGGTGGAGTAGGACTTGATCTTGGTTTTACATATGAATATCGTACCAATTGTCATACTTGCAGAGGAAATAGGTATAAGTTTAAAGCGGCTGCTTCGGTGACGGATATAGGGAAACTTAACTATAAAAATATTACTGAGAATACTTATAATCTAACGGGAAAAGTTACACAGGCAGATCTTGATAATGCAGATAATATCTTTGATTTTTTTAATTCAAATTACACAAAAATCGCAACTAGAAAAGGTATCAAAGCCAATCTGCCAACTACTTTGCACACCAACTTTGACTGGAATATTGATCAGCGTTTTTATCTGAATTTAAGCGGTGATTTTGGCTTGATTGATGCTGAGAAAATGAACGGAACTGCAATTGCTAATTCGGTTACGTTTACGCCGAGATATGAAACCAGACAATTTAGTTTTTATGTACCAGTGACCTGGATGCAATATAGCGGAACTCAAATAGGAACCGGTTTTAGAGCTGGTCCATTGTTTGTAGGTTCGGGATCTTTAATTTCTAATTTGTTTGCAAACAATTCCAGAGCGTGTAATTTGTATGTTGGTTTAAAATTACCAATTTATCAAAATTATAATTAG
- a CDS encoding lmo0937 family membrane protein, producing MSNLLYTIAVILVILWALGFFVYSLGSIIHILLVIAIIAVLFRLIKGREI from the coding sequence ATGTCTAATTTATTATATACAATCGCAGTAATACTTGTTATTCTGTGGGCTTTAGGATTCTTTGTTTATAGCCTGGGAAGTATTATTCATATTCTTCTGGTAATTGCAATCATTGCAGTACTATTCAGACTGATCAAAGGTCGTGAAATTTAA
- a CDS encoding CsbD family protein: MNTTEIKGNWNELKGKLKQKYATLTDDDLMFAEGKEDEMYGRLQQKLGATKEEFHQILSDL; encoded by the coding sequence ATGAATACTACAGAAATAAAAGGAAATTGGAATGAGTTAAAAGGGAAATTGAAACAAAAATACGCAACCCTTACAGATGATGATTTAATGTTTGCCGAAGGAAAAGAAGACGAAATGTACGGAAGACTTCAGCAAAAATTGGGAGCAACAAAAGAAGAATTTCATCAAATACTTTCAGATTTGTAA
- a CDS encoding YtxH domain-containing protein — translation MKTSNTILGILGAAAAGAFLGVLFAPDKGSNTRKKISDKSKDYGDKAKSKFDGIVSTITSNGKDILEEGKAKFNQAKEDFNTIKDEAKTVKSNY, via the coding sequence ATGAAAACAAGTAACACAATTTTAGGAATTTTAGGAGCTGCAGCTGCAGGAGCATTTTTAGGAGTTTTATTTGCACCGGACAAAGGGTCAAATACAAGAAAAAAAATCTCAGATAAATCGAAAGATTACGGAGATAAAGCAAAATCTAAATTTGACGGAATTGTAAGTACAATTACTTCAAATGGTAAAGATATCCTTGAGGAAGGAAAAGCAAAATTTAATCAGGCAAAAGAAGACTTCAACACTATTAAAGACGAAGCAAAAACAGTAAAGTCGAACTATTAA
- a CDS encoding FRG domain-containing protein: MAELPIYNNLEEKRKFFSNGDKESFVIDTKIALDKWFKDVQDEEKKETEIDATAWIYRGMTEAKYKLLTSSQRLWITNEMQQWANKNYVEFISDLVNKANGNILIKKVFDLYNYSRSDREFPILSLLQHYGAPTPLMDWSYNNNVAFFFATDGLRKKEEPKEQIDNYFSVYRINKRKYKKELLNIIDFIPKELYPEINSFKDFGDNNGNPKSNGIFYISDFERKGESSGETKPYGNLMIRTKKPLTSIYNQNIIPQEGLFIFNPFSQKTLEDIFNTDLNKNGWNLALTPFDCFNIHKDLAEYLRRKIDVRFKINKSFIYPNLNDEAKKIKETTLNGLV, encoded by the coding sequence ATGGCAGAATTACCAATATACAACAATCTTGAAGAAAAAAGAAAGTTTTTCAGTAATGGGGACAAAGAAAGTTTTGTAATTGACACCAAAATAGCTTTAGACAAATGGTTCAAAGATGTTCAAGATGAGGAGAAAAAAGAAACCGAAATTGATGCAACTGCTTGGATTTATAGAGGAATGACGGAAGCAAAATATAAACTTTTGACCTCATCACAAAGGCTTTGGATTACCAACGAAATGCAACAATGGGCAAACAAAAATTATGTGGAATTTATTAGCGATTTGGTTAACAAAGCAAACGGAAACATACTAATTAAAAAAGTTTTTGACCTATATAACTATTCAAGAAGCGACCGAGAGTTTCCTATTTTAAGTTTACTTCAACATTATGGTGCGCCAACACCATTGATGGACTGGTCATATAATAATAATGTAGCTTTCTTTTTTGCAACAGATGGACTTAGAAAGAAAGAAGAACCAAAGGAACAAATTGATAATTACTTTTCTGTGTATCGCATCAACAAAAGGAAATACAAAAAAGAATTACTAAACATTATTGACTTTATACCCAAAGAGCTCTATCCTGAAATTAATTCATTCAAAGACTTTGGAGATAATAATGGAAATCCAAAATCAAATGGAATTTTCTATATTTCAGACTTTGAAAGAAAAGGAGAATCATCAGGAGAAACAAAACCTTATGGGAATTTAATGATTCGAACTAAAAAACCTCTTACCTCAATTTATAATCAAAATATCATTCCACAAGAAGGTCTTTTCATTTTCAATCCATTTAGTCAAAAAACACTTGAAGACATTTTTAATACAGATTTGAACAAAAACGGTTGGAATTTAGCATTGACGCCTTTTGATTGTTTTAATATCCATAAAGATCTTGCCGAATATTTAAGAAGAAAAATTGATGTCAGATTTAAAATCAACAAGAGTTTCATTTATCCTAACTTAAATGATGAAGCGAAAAAAATAAAAGAAACAACGTTGAATGGCTTAGTGTGA
- a CDS encoding response regulator, translated as MQKNALYILLADDDEDDRLFFKDAFEEIKIQTNVDFVHDGMQLMDHLHNPDNKLPDILFLDLNMPKKTGKECLIEIKKTERLKNIIIAIYSTSSSEEDIEDTFIQGANIYIKKPSDFNTLKKIINEVVTVNWHYHTSGLNRDNFLLRLK; from the coding sequence ATGCAAAAAAACGCATTATACATTTTATTGGCTGATGATGATGAAGATGATCGTCTTTTTTTTAAGGATGCTTTTGAAGAAATCAAAATACAAACTAACGTAGATTTTGTGCATGACGGAATGCAATTAATGGATCATTTACATAATCCTGATAATAAATTGCCGGATATTTTGTTTCTGGATTTAAACATGCCTAAAAAAACGGGGAAAGAATGTTTAATCGAAATAAAAAAAACAGAGCGTCTTAAGAATATTATTATTGCAATTTATTCTACCTCATCGTCTGAAGAAGATATTGAAGATACTTTTATTCAGGGAGCCAACATTTATATTAAAAAACCAAGCGATTTTAACACGCTTAAAAAAATAATTAATGAAGTCGTGACCGTAAACTGGCACTATCATACCTCCGGGCTAAATCGTGATAATTTCCTGCTCCGACTAAAATAA
- a CDS encoding AraC family transcriptional regulator, whose translation MKLFIKFDINTICSLYLKQNLEQQNINFTSLGFGEIEIADNIDADALETLKNNLSPCGFEIVENQKSVLVQKIKDAIIELVFMDDSNNYKSSVFLAEKLNHSYGYLSNVFSEVTYSSIENFIILQKIERAKQLIIINEMSLTEIAFLLNYSSVAHLSTQFKNTTGITPSAFQRIIKKRRENLK comes from the coding sequence ATGAAACTATTTATAAAGTTCGACATAAATACCATTTGCTCTCTTTATTTAAAACAAAACCTTGAACAACAAAATATAAATTTTACAAGTCTTGGATTTGGAGAGATTGAGATTGCCGACAATATTGACGCAGATGCGCTTGAAACTTTAAAAAATAATTTAAGTCCGTGTGGCTTTGAGATCGTAGAAAATCAAAAAAGTGTACTGGTTCAAAAAATAAAAGATGCTATAATTGAGCTGGTCTTTATGGATGACAGTAATAATTATAAAAGTTCTGTGTTTCTGGCTGAAAAACTAAACCACAGTTACGGTTATTTATCGAATGTTTTTTCGGAAGTAACCTATTCTTCTATTGAAAATTTTATCATTTTACAGAAAATTGAAAGAGCGAAACAATTGATTATTATTAATGAAATGAGTCTGACCGAAATTGCATTTTTACTAAACTATTCGAGTGTTGCACATTTGAGTACACAGTTTAAAAATACAACCGGAATAACGCCATCGGCTTTTCAGAGAATAATTAAGAAGCGCAGAGAAAATTTAAAATAA
- a CDS encoding DUF4142 domain-containing protein has protein sequence MKAIPPLKAAFIKAFFLLIIIVCMSSCRKSNPIETTLKNETFIKNEKEEIEAFFFIATANVSKTIISKSQIAQQKSSEIKIQELSKKIELTQSNLLEEVNKIANKKLIIITEINATHKRDLYDLIDVNEDAFKKAYLNSMSQSLNEQIDLFESISKETNDKTILKLVLQYLPGQYELLRETERINKEYI, from the coding sequence ATGAAAGCAATTCCCCCCTTAAAAGCAGCATTTATTAAAGCCTTTTTTTTATTGATAATAATAGTTTGTATGTCATCATGCAGAAAAAGTAATCCAATAGAAACAACTTTAAAAAATGAGACTTTTATAAAAAATGAAAAAGAAGAAATTGAAGCCTTTTTTTTTATTGCAACGGCAAATGTGAGTAAAACTATTATTTCGAAAAGTCAAATTGCACAACAAAAAAGTTCAGAAATTAAAATACAGGAATTAAGTAAAAAGATTGAGTTAACACAAAGCAATTTATTAGAGGAAGTAAATAAAATAGCCAATAAAAAGCTAATCATTATTACCGAAATAAATGCGACTCACAAAAGAGATCTTTATGATCTTATTGATGTAAACGAAGATGCTTTTAAAAAAGCATATCTAAACTCAATGTCTCAATCTTTGAACGAACAAATAGATTTGTTTGAATCGATATCTAAAGAAACAAACGATAAAACAATTCTAAAGTTGGTATTACAGTATTTACCTGGACAATATGAGCTCTTGAGGGAAACGGAGCGAATTAACAAAGAATATATCTAA
- a CDS encoding DNA starvation/stationary phase protection protein produces MSLHIGITPKNLKKSTAILATILSNEMTLYVKTRKFHWNISGNSFMELHKLFEDQYRVLEANIDEVAERISQLGEKTIGTMKEFIENSTLKESPKEYSSQKHMLEELLENHEQLVTEFRDFIPVFENENNDIGSADFITGLLQEHEKMAWVLRRYQV; encoded by the coding sequence ATGAGTCTGCATATCGGAATAACGCCAAAAAACTTAAAAAAGAGTACTGCAATATTAGCCACGATTTTATCGAATGAAATGACATTATATGTAAAAACCAGAAAATTTCACTGGAATATTTCCGGAAACAGTTTTATGGAATTACATAAATTATTTGAAGATCAGTACAGAGTTTTAGAAGCAAATATTGATGAAGTTGCCGAACGCATTAGTCAGCTTGGAGAGAAAACGATTGGAACGATGAAGGAGTTTATAGAAAATTCGACTTTGAAAGAATCTCCTAAAGAATATTCTTCACAAAAACATATGCTTGAGGAACTTTTAGAAAATCACGAACAATTGGTAACCGAATTTAGAGACTTTATTCCTGTTTTCGAAAATGAAAATAATGATATTGGTTCAGCCGATTTTATAACGGGATTACTTCAGGAACATGAAAAAATGGCCTGGGTTTTGCGACGTTATCAAGTGTAA
- a CDS encoding porin family protein yields the protein MKLHSNFLCALTLFLTASFGMLHAQDNNVNTEFGVKGGFNMSNLYQSKADDNNVLYGFNAGVYATLPISDFIAIQPEILFTTKGAELDYNNALASGNAKFKLNYIEVPLLVRVNITKNFNVHAGGYASYLVSSKVTGDGDVTFDQQIDTEDLNKFDAGLAAGVGVDFNPISIGLRYNYGLTTVGKERTFAGTTYTFPDAKNSNLTLYLSYKLN from the coding sequence ATGAAATTGCACTCAAATTTTTTATGCGCCTTAACCCTTTTTTTAACAGCTTCATTTGGAATGCTGCACGCTCAGGACAACAATGTTAACACCGAATTTGGTGTAAAAGGGGGATTCAACATGTCTAACCTTTATCAAAGTAAAGCTGATGACAATAATGTATTATACGGTTTCAACGCCGGGGTTTATGCCACATTGCCTATTTCAGATTTTATAGCAATTCAGCCGGAGATTTTGTTTACTACAAAAGGTGCTGAACTGGATTACAACAATGCTCTTGCAAGCGGAAATGCAAAATTCAAATTAAATTATATCGAAGTTCCTTTATTGGTAAGAGTTAATATCACTAAAAACTTCAACGTTCATGCCGGTGGTTATGCTTCTTACTTAGTAAGTTCTAAAGTTACAGGAGACGGAGATGTTACTTTCGATCAACAAATTGACACTGAAGACCTGAACAAGTTTGATGCTGGTTTAGCTGCAGGTGTTGGAGTAGATTTTAACCCAATAAGTATTGGTTTACGTTACAATTACGGATTAACAACCGTTGGAAAAGAGAGAACTTTTGCAGGAACAACCTATACTTTTCCGGATGCAAAAAACAGCAATTTGACATTATACCTTTCGTATAAGTTAAATTAA
- a CDS encoding type II toxin-antitoxin system HicB family antitoxin — MNTEKRVISVIIEKTSTGFSAYAKEIDGLATVGNNISEIKANFNEVLQYHVEYLQEKGEKVTIADFDISYQVDLEQVFDYFSVINKSAFAEHYAGINQSLFRQYTKGLATLSSDKMLQISKGLHKLADELSDLTLV; from the coding sequence ATGAATACAGAAAAAAGGGTAATTTCGGTTATTATTGAAAAAACTTCTACAGGTTTTTCGGCTTATGCAAAAGAAATTGATGGATTGGCTACAGTAGGAAATAATATATCTGAGATAAAAGCAAATTTTAACGAAGTCCTTCAATATCATGTAGAATATCTACAGGAAAAAGGCGAAAAGGTTACAATTGCTGATTTCGATATTAGTTATCAGGTAGATTTAGAACAGGTTTTTGATTATTTTAGTGTAATCAACAAGTCAGCTTTTGCAGAACACTATGCAGGAATAAATCAAAGTTTATTCCGCCAATACACTAAAGGTTTGGCAACTTTGTCAAGTGACAAAATGTTACAGATTTCTAAAGGATTACACAAATTAGCAGATGAGTTAAGTGATCTGACTTTGGTTTAA
- a CDS encoding type II toxin-antitoxin system HicA family toxin: MASVNELLKLLKKDGWFLYKNGANHDLYRHATKQNQLTIPRHGSKEMANGTLNSILKAAGLK; the protein is encoded by the coding sequence ATGGCTTCAGTAAATGAGTTGTTGAAACTTCTCAAGAAAGATGGTTGGTTTCTTTATAAAAATGGTGCAAACCATGATTTGTATCGGCATGCAACAAAACAGAATCAACTTACGATCCCGAGACATGGGAGTAAAGAAATGGCAAATGGCACTTTAAATAGTATTTTGAAAGCAGCAGGACTTAAATAA
- a CDS encoding CHASE3 domain-containing protein: MKWIPNFNSSNSLRVIFVIAVFILLFLSSIAYKHNQDLNESSKLVMHTYEINIQLERLMSAIKDAETGQRGYIITRNARFLTPYIYSRDKVNTSFITLKKLTADNPIQQQNLQNLFKLIIQRFVSFENCLKYSDPKTYDKRKLDNHMFGGRILMENIRFKVDEMNDIEKAYLSKRLKIYDAEISLSPLFSVSLFLVALSFILLAYRQISRDIERLKVFNKKLLISNGLIAESEVIGKFSTWQWDLDSQKIDYSDNQFRLLGFEPNAFVPVKETFLDFVHPDDKEAVSKSMEGILENKQLPFVYYKIMLPSHEVRYFKTTGKLLTDQQGSKILLGINFDITDEHLLNIELQERNKELEKSNKELASFNHVASHDLQEPLRKIQTFISRVSDADKAVMSQSARDYIAKIEVSAKRMRVLIDDLLLFSRTNTTKKEFIKSNLNELLENAEAELIEIINEKKAIITASKLPKLLVIPYQIEQLFINLIGNSLKYSQPDIAPQITIESEKVLSADYPDLLEQDVKKFHKITFTDNGMGFDPQFKETIFVLFQRLHSKTDYPGTGIGLAICKKIVDNHKGHIVADSTLNEGSVFTVFLPD; encoded by the coding sequence ATGAAATGGATACCAAATTTTAATTCTTCAAACTCATTGAGAGTTATTTTTGTAATCGCAGTTTTCATTTTGTTATTTCTATCTTCTATTGCTTACAAACACAATCAGGATTTGAACGAATCTAGTAAGTTGGTAATGCATACATATGAAATAAACATACAACTGGAACGATTAATGTCGGCGATTAAGGATGCCGAAACGGGTCAGCGTGGATACATAATTACACGCAATGCCCGTTTTTTAACGCCTTATATTTACTCGCGCGACAAGGTAAACACTTCATTTATTACTCTAAAAAAATTAACTGCTGATAATCCTATTCAGCAGCAAAATCTTCAAAATCTCTTCAAGCTGATTATTCAGCGTTTTGTTTCTTTTGAAAATTGCCTAAAATACAGCGATCCCAAAACATATGATAAACGAAAACTCGATAATCATATGTTTGGCGGTCGAATCCTGATGGAAAACATTCGTTTTAAGGTTGACGAAATGAACGATATTGAGAAAGCTTATTTATCAAAGAGATTAAAAATTTACGATGCCGAAATTTCATTAAGTCCTCTTTTCTCTGTTTCTTTATTTCTGGTCGCATTAAGTTTTATTTTATTGGCTTACAGACAAATTAGTCGCGATATTGAACGTTTGAAAGTTTTTAACAAAAAACTCCTTATCTCAAACGGACTTATTGCCGAATCTGAAGTAATTGGTAAATTCAGTACCTGGCAGTGGGATTTAGATTCTCAGAAAATAGATTATTCAGACAATCAATTTCGTTTATTAGGTTTTGAACCAAATGCTTTTGTTCCGGTAAAAGAAACTTTTCTTGATTTTGTTCATCCCGATGATAAAGAAGCGGTTTCTAAATCTATGGAAGGAATTCTTGAAAACAAACAATTGCCTTTTGTTTATTATAAGATAATGTTGCCGAGTCATGAAGTCCGATATTTTAAAACAACAGGAAAATTATTAACGGATCAACAGGGAAGCAAAATTCTACTTGGAATTAATTTTGATATTACCGATGAACATTTGCTTAATATAGAACTTCAGGAACGAAACAAAGAACTTGAAAAAAGCAATAAAGAATTAGCATCTTTCAATCACGTTGCAAGTCACGATTTACAGGAACCACTCAGAAAAATTCAGACTTTTATCTCTCGGGTTTCAGATGCTGACAAAGCTGTTATGTCTCAAAGTGCGAGAGATTATATTGCTAAAATCGAAGTTTCGGCAAAAAGAATGCGTGTCTTAATTGATGATTTGCTTTTGTTTTCGAGAACAAATACGACCAAAAAAGAGTTTATAAAATCAAACTTAAATGAATTACTCGAAAATGCAGAAGCTGAACTGATTGAAATAATTAACGAAAAGAAAGCGATTATTACTGCATCAAAATTGCCTAAATTATTGGTAATTCCTTATCAGATCGAACAGCTTTTCATTAACTTGATTGGAAATTCTTTAAAATACAGTCAGCCTGATATTGCACCTCAAATTACAATTGAAAGCGAAAAAGTACTTTCGGCAGATTATCCGGATTTATTAGAACAGGATGTAAAGAAATTCCATAAGATAACTTTTACAGACAACGGAATGGGTTTTGATCCTCAGTTTAAAGAAACCATCTTTGTTTTATTCCAACGTTTGCATTCTAAAACAGATTATCCCGGAACCGGAATTGGGCTTGCGATTTGTAAGAAAATCGTAGACAATCATAAAGGTCACATTGTTGCAGACAGTACTCTAAATGAGGGTTCTGTTTTTACTGTTTTTCTACCAGATTAA